Below is a genomic region from Sebaldella sp. S0638.
CAGTGGAAATCTTAATATTTTCATAAACAGTTCTGTCGTCTAAAAGCCACAGATCCTGATCTACGTACCCTATTTTTCTTCTTATTTTTGCCCTTTGAAAATTAAACTTTAGCTTGTTTAACTCTTTTTCTCCATAAAAAACTTTTCCCGATGTCGGCCTGTCCATTAAATAGATAAAATGCAATACTGTTGACTTCCCTTTTCTTCCTTTCAGATGTATAAATTCCCCGTTGGAAATTTCCAGATTCAGACCGCTCAATACTTCATAATCGGCGTTCTTATATTTTTTATGAATATCTTCAAATTTAATCATGGTTACTCCTTATTAAATCTTTTAATTTTATAAACTGTTATTTTATTATTATAATTCAGAATCTTCCTTTTCTTTCTTCAAAAAGTAGAATAAAAGTGATAACACGAAAAATCCCAGCGACACCATTATAGCTATGTAAATCCCCTGTGATGTGGCGTATCTCAGTCCTTCACTGTCTTTTTCACTTCCTATTACCAGTACATTCAGCTGTATTGCCTGCTGTACAAGAAAGGCCATTTTCAGAAAAAATCCCTGTATCCCGAACAAAAGTCCTTCTACACTGACTTTATGCCTGCTCGAAATCGATACTGCTATTTCACTTATCATTGCCTGCGGAAATATAAATGCTGCTCCGCTTAAACCTATTCCGCAGATAAAAAATAATATATATGCCAGAATGCTGTTTTCGCTGTTAATAAACAAAAGTCCGGCTCCTCCGAGAATAAGTATAATTATATCTGCTATAATTACTTTCTTGTATGAGTATTTTTTCGACAGTTTGTTTGTAATCGGGAAACATAACGCTGCTGAACCGAACAGTATCACTGATATAAGGGTAATTATCCCCTTCGGCTTCTGCATTATACTTACTACGTAATAGTTTATCATCCCGCGCAGCAGGTTAAACCCTACAAAAAAGAAAAAGAATGCTGCAAAATAAATAACTATATCTTTTTTTAGTATATATCCTGATGACTCTTTAAATTTTACGCTTTCTGTTATTTTGTTATTGCTTATATTTTTTTCATCCAGAAAGAATATACATATGTATATTCCTATAACTGCAATTATACTTAATAAAATAATTGTCAACCTCAAACCCTTTTCCGTGTTATTCCCGCCCAGTAAAGGAATCAGCAGTCCCGGCAGTACCATCGCCACAGCTGTAAATATAAGTCTGAAAACTGACTGTACCGTGGACAGATCAAGTCTTTCCTCTTTGCTGTTGGTAATATCGGGAATTAAGGCGTTATACGGGCCGCCTACCATTGTGTAAAAGATAAAAAATAATCCACCTACAATAGTAAGACTTATGAAAGTTGTCATTGTCGTCATTTTTAGAGGGAAGAAAAATAAAACCATTGTGAATCCCAGCGGAATTCCTCCTAAAGCTATAAAAGGAGTTCTCTTTCCCCATTTTGAATTTGTTTTATCTGATAAGTAACCTACCAGAGGATCTGAAACTGCATCAATAAACCTCGATAAGACAAGTGCCAGCGTAATCAATCCTGCGGGCAGCAAAGGACTAAGTCCCGTTTCTTCCTTAGGCGGAAGATAATAATACGGAAGCCATTGATTAAACAGCTGATCCATTATAAAGTATGAAACTCCTATGCCATATATCCAATATGTTTTTTTATTTAGTCTGCTCTTCATTATCTTCATTCTCCAAAAATTTTCTTACTTCCTCGGTATATTCCTGCTTATTATCTCTGTAGATTCTCACATGTCCGCTGTTTTCAAATACTTTTAATGTCACATTTTTGTATTGGGCTATTTCATTATACTCTTCCATAAGCATTCCGTATGTAGTAGCTTTATCCTGCTTCGACTGCAGAAGAAGAGTGGGTATTCTTCTAAGTAAATATGAAAGTCTCATTTTATGAAGATTTTTATGTACTCTCAGATCAAATATTCTTGAAACTATACTTGTAATAAGTTTTGGAACTTTTCTTTTTCTTGCATCTTCTTTTATTCTTTTTCTCGAATTGGAAATAGGGCTGTCCAATATTAATTTTGTCACTTTCATTCCGCCTTTTCTTATCTTATCGCTAAAAAGCTTAGCCGCAATTGCAGAACCCATTCCGCCCTGAGAAAAACCATAAAGTATAAACTCTTTTTTTCCGTATCTTTCTTTCAGCATCTCCATTGTGTGAAGAATATCCAGCCCGAATCCGTATCCCATGAAAGTTTTCGCTACATCTGCCCTTCCTGAATTTCTCAGATCAGGAAGAAAAATACTGTATTCCTTATCCAGTCCTACTTCCCTGACAAGCTCAAGACACTGAAGAACCGCCAGTCTGTTTGTACCTCTTCCATGTGAGATTATCAACGCTTTATCAGTATTTTCATTTTCTATAAACCATCCGAAAAGTTTTATTTTTTTGGAATTATATTCTATTTCTTTATAGTTAAAACCATAATCCAAAGGATTTATTTTATCTTCAATATTATATTTCTGTCTGTCTTTTTTACTGTTATATATATCTTCAAGTGTTATTCTGGGATATTTTTCTATCTGATTCAAAAAGTATTTTATTGCCAGATATGCCACTGCAAAGAAAAATATCATAAATATTATGTTTATTGCTATAATTATTCCCATGTGCTACCTCTCTTTTATTATTGAATTTAATTTTTCTTTCCGTTTTAACATCAGCTCTTTTAGCAAAAAACCGTTTTTTTCCGTTTTTACTTTTGCGGTATTGAGTTTTTCTATGTCTTTCCAGTTTGTATATATTTTCTCTTTTTTATTTGTCTTTATCAGCCTGCGGAGATGTTCCCTGCCTCTTTGGTTAAAACCGAGTATTCTTATGTACTCCGGTTCAGAATCCTGTATATCTTCTTCTTTTATATCCAATAATATATTCAGAATACTTCGTTTTATTCTGGAAACAGAAAAATTCCTGCTTTTCATATTATCTAAAAAACTGTTATATGTATCACTGCATGCAGCCTGATAAACAAGTCTGTTCAGCAGTTCTTCCCTGATATCATATATTTGCTCAAGCTCTTCTCTTTTACAGGTAAGTATCTTGTATCTGAACAGTTCATAAAGTCTCTCTTCTATACTGTTCTCTTCTGATGTTTTGTTTTTTATTATGTTGTATACTTCTTTTGGGAAGACATTTTTACTTTCTTCCAGAGTATTTTCCCTGTACATTTTTCTTATATTCGAAGCACTTGTAATATTTCCTTTTACCTCTGTTTCGTTATATCCTGTATTTTTTCGCTCTACTATATACGGCTTTATATGAAATCCTTTACTGCTTATAGTTTTCATATACTCCATAGCCAGTATATTATTTGATAAAAAAGTATCCCCCATACCGAATTCCGTCAGTGTTTTGTGATGAGAAACCGAGTAGTTTTCACCATTTTTCAAATATTTTTTTAAAAGTCTAGCATACGAATCTGTGTTTTGTATTTGAATAATCTCATTCAGCTTATTAATATTTCCTGTTTCAGCACCGAAAACCTGAGTATCTGCTTCCATATATTCCAGAATCTTCACTGCTTCCCTGCAAAAAACCTCTGCATTCTGTATCGAATAATACAAAGGCAGCTCTATTACCAGATCCACCCCGTTATTCAACGCTGTTTCGGTTTTTTCCCATTTATCTATAAAAGAAAACTCACCTCTCTGGACAAAATCACCGCTAACTACTGTCATTACCAGCTCAGGATTATTTTTTCCCACTTCGCTGATCTGGTATAAATGTCCGTTATGAAAAGGATTGTATTCTGCTACTATTCCTGCTCTCATACCCTAAAATCACCTTCATTATTATAACATATTATCAAAGGTTTTGACAGTTTAAATTGAAAAAATCAGCGAAAAAGAGTATAATAGCTTATAAGTTTTATGAAATTATTTTTTTAGTTAGGAGAAAATATGGAAAAAGGTATGACCTTTACTTCCCTTGTATTAGGTATTATCGGGGCAGTTTTTATTTCGGCAAGTTCATTTTACGTTGTTTTGAAATATGGAGCTCTGCCATGGCCGACTATAGTGGCCGCACTTATATCAATGTTCTTTCTTTCGGTTTTCGGCAAGAGAAACAAAAATGAAATAAACGTCACTCATACTATAATGAGCGCAGGTTCTATGGTTGCCGGAGGTGTTGCTTTCACTGTACCTGCATATATACTTCTTGGCGGAGATGTAAATGACATTGACCCTGTAATTCTGCTTATCACTATACTTATAGGAAGTGTTATCGGA
It encodes:
- a CDS encoding MFS transporter, whose translation is MKSRLNKKTYWIYGIGVSYFIMDQLFNQWLPYYYLPPKEETGLSPLLPAGLITLALVLSRFIDAVSDPLVGYLSDKTNSKWGKRTPFIALGGIPLGFTMVLFFFPLKMTTMTTFISLTIVGGLFFIFYTMVGGPYNALIPDITNSKEERLDLSTVQSVFRLIFTAVAMVLPGLLIPLLGGNNTEKGLRLTIILLSIIAVIGIYICIFFLDEKNISNNKITESVKFKESSGYILKKDIVIYFAAFFFFFVGFNLLRGMINYYVVSIMQKPKGIITLISVILFGSAALCFPITNKLSKKYSYKKVIIADIIILILGGAGLLFINSENSILAYILFFICGIGLSGAAFIFPQAMISEIAVSISSRHKVSVEGLLFGIQGFFLKMAFLVQQAIQLNVLVIGSEKDSEGLRYATSQGIYIAIMVSLGFFVLSLLFYFLKKEKEDSEL
- a CDS encoding nucleotidyltransferase family protein produces the protein MRAGIVAEYNPFHNGHLYQISEVGKNNPELVMTVVSGDFVQRGEFSFIDKWEKTETALNNGVDLVIELPLYYSIQNAEVFCREAVKILEYMEADTQVFGAETGNINKLNEIIQIQNTDSYARLLKKYLKNGENYSVSHHKTLTEFGMGDTFLSNNILAMEYMKTISSKGFHIKPYIVERKNTGYNETEVKGNITSASNIRKMYRENTLEESKNVFPKEVYNIIKNKTSEENSIEERLYELFRYKILTCKREELEQIYDIREELLNRLVYQAACSDTYNSFLDNMKSRNFSVSRIKRSILNILLDIKEEDIQDSEPEYIRILGFNQRGREHLRRLIKTNKKEKIYTNWKDIEKLNTAKVKTEKNGFLLKELMLKRKEKLNSIIKER
- a CDS encoding alpha/beta hydrolase, which encodes MGIIIAINIIFMIFFFAVAYLAIKYFLNQIEKYPRITLEDIYNSKKDRQKYNIEDKINPLDYGFNYKEIEYNSKKIKLFGWFIENENTDKALIISHGRGTNRLAVLQCLELVREVGLDKEYSIFLPDLRNSGRADVAKTFMGYGFGLDILHTMEMLKERYGKKEFILYGFSQGGMGSAIAAKLFSDKIRKGGMKVTKLILDSPISNSRKRIKEDARKRKVPKLITSIVSRIFDLRVHKNLHKMRLSYLLRRIPTLLLQSKQDKATTYGMLMEEYNEIAQYKNVTLKVFENSGHVRIYRDNKQEYTEEVRKFLENEDNEEQTK